A genomic region of Cotesia glomerata isolate CgM1 linkage group LG9, MPM_Cglom_v2.3, whole genome shotgun sequence contains the following coding sequences:
- the LOC123271556 gene encoding putative uncharacterized protein DDB_G0279653 isoform X2 → MDNLTMTVTSSLSGNNNININNANNNNNNNNNNNCKNEGNSVSVAVAPLPGSAITGATVYVPDPAFKLLPGSWGASSPSDSSKISSPVLETSRESYQPAHVVKIKINPILSTDSSGKVISSVHLTPDTVKDPTVHKVECFVSRNNNYNNIINDSGSIIGDCVRISVNDSEEMVQRMAENCFYYGNYQTNHNNGSILTMTSGQCSPSDTLDSGTCSDLDGTPPPLPKKKSQSVILLGQTGEQNGRGGEDGGGIAIGRNGHTRTGSLTSSGAEIDSDDNESNVSCDSLNRRAQIKEEEVVKDGDQDQDGEEIVSKLKEVDLVSGNDNDDYDNDNEVVLLKITNISTGTESKVEPLSNGQQSSSCQANAKPEKMTPMITECTYEERKREIDCGSNGVNNNSNNNNNNNNISSSSTSSNNNGSCNNSNEDDRNSGNEGQEIKYVYEDDRYYKFHINELEPEGNEKKEGLECENDEFFAGYKILDKEAIRSAKGTVRGVKNRVRAGIATFLQNPSSKSNRLNIKRKQNS, encoded by the coding sequence atggaTAACCTAACTATGACTGTTACGTCCAGTTTAAGTGGCAACAACAATATTAACATTAACAACgccaataataacaataataataataataataataattgcaaaAATGAAGGTAATAGTGTGTCAGTGGCCGTAGCTCCCCTTCCAGGATCAGCAATCACCGGAGCAACGGTATACGTTCCAGATCCAGCCTTCAAACTCTTACCAGGATCCTGGGGAGCATCTAGTCCTTCggattcttcaaaaatttcaagtccAGTTCTCGAAACCTCCCGCGAATCTTATCAACCAGCTCACGttgttaaaataaagataaatccGATATTATCAACCGATTCCAGTGGAAAAGTGATATCCAGTGTTCACTTGACACCAGATACTGTTAAGGATCCGACTGTGCACAAAGTGGAGTGTTTCGTAAGCCGAAAtaacaattacaataatattattaacgaCAGTGGCAGCATAATTGGTGATTGTGTCCGAATAAGTGTTAACGATTCCGAAGAAATGGTCCAGCGAATGGCTGAAAATTGCTTCTACTACGGAAATTACCAGACCAATCACAACAACGGAAGTATTTTGACGATGACCAGTGGCCAATGTTCGCCCAGTGACACTTTAGACAGTGGAACCTGCAGTGATTTGGACGGAACCCCCCCGCCATTGCCGAAGAAGAAGAGCCAGTCGGTTATTTTGTTGGGGcagactggagaacaaaatggCCGTGGTGGAGAAGATGGCGGAGGTATTGCAATTGGGAGGAACGGACACACTAGAACTGGAAGCTTGACAAGCAGCGGGGCCGAAATAGATAGCGATGATAATGAGAGCAATGTTAGCTGTGATTCTCTTAATCGGCGGGCGCAAATTAAGGAAGAGGAAGTTGTTAAAGATGGAGATCAAGATCAAGATGGTGAAGAGATTGTCAGTAAGCTTAAGGAGGTTGATTTAGTTAGTggtaatgataatgatgattatgataatgataatgaggTTGTCCTTTTGAAGATTACGAATATTTCGACGGGAACCGAGTCCAAGGTGGAACCGTTGAGTAACGGGCAGCAGTCGTCCAGTTGTCAGGCTAATGCTAAGCCGGAAAAGATGACGCCGATGATCACCGAGTGCACGTATGAAGAGCGCAAGCGAGAGATTGATTGTGGAAGTAATggtgttaataataatagcaataataataataataataataatattagtagTAGTAGTACTAGTAGCAATAATAATGGTAGTTGTAATAATAGCAATGAAGATGATAGGAACAGTGGTAATGAAGGCCAGGAGATTAAGTATGTTTATGAGGACGACAGGTACTACAAGTTTCATATTAATGAGTTGGAGCCTGAGGGTAATGAGAAGAAAGAAGGGCTAGAGTGTGAAAACGATGAATTTTTCGCGGGATATAAAATTCTTGATAAGGAAGCCATAAGAAGTGCCAAGGGAACTGTCAGGGGAGTCAAAAATCGGGTTCGCGCTGGGATTGCTACTTTTTTGCAGAACCCTTCTTCCAaa